TCCGCTCGGCCGTGCCGCGTGGCTGGGCCCGGGCGCGCCGGACGATCCTGTCCGGCAATGCGGTGAGCTTCATCGCCGCGGCGGTGCTGTACACCCTGGCGTTGGGGCAGGTGCGGGGCTTCGCGTTCACCCTCGGGCTGACCACCATCCTCGACGTGATCGTCGTTTTCCTGGTCACCGCACCGCTGGTCACCCTGGCGTCCCGATCGCCGTTCTGGTCGCGGCCGTCGGTGAACGGCCTGGGCGCGGTGCAGCAGGTCGCCCGGGAGCGCAAGGCGGCGACCGTGGTCGCTGCAAAGGAGGCGCGGCTGTGATCTTCCGATCCATGCCCGAACGAAACGGGGCCGAGCTGCCCGTCAGCACTCCCACGCCGGCCGATCCGGATCGGCACAGTATCCGGCTGCGCGGTCCGGTGGAACCCGACGACCCGACACCGGAGCCGACCGCGGAACCGGCCGACGGCGTGCGGCGCAGCTGGTTGCAGCGGCTCTACACCGGCACCGGCGCGTTCGAGGTGGTCGGTCGCCGACGGTTCTACTACGCGCTGACCGCAGCGTTGGTCGCCATCTCGCTGCTGAGCATCGCGATCCGCGGCTTCACCCTGGGCATCGATTTCGAGGGCGGCTCCCGGATCCAGTTCCCGGCCGCGGACGGCGTGTCCGCCGGTCAGGTAGAAGACGTGTACCGGGACGCACTCGGCGCCGACCCGGTGTCGGTGCAGACGGTCGGCTCCGGTTCGTCGGCGACCGTGCAGATCCGCTCGACCGCGTTGGACCAGCAACAGGTGGACAAGCTGCAGGACGCGCTCTTCACCGCGTTCCAGCCGAAGGGGCGCGACGGTGCCCCCGACCGCAACTCGATCAGTAGCTCGGATGTGAGCGAAACGTGGGGCGGGCAGATCACCCGCAAGGCGCTGATCGCGCTCGGCGTGTTCCTGGTGCTGGTCACGATCTACATCGCCATCCGATTCGAGCGGGACATGGCGGTCGCCGCGCTGGCTGCGTTGTTCTTCGACCTGACCGTCACCGCCGGTGTCTACTCGCTGGTCGGCTTCGAGGTCACCCCGGCGACGGTGATCGGCATGCTGACCATCCTCGGCTTTTCCCTCTACGACTCCGTGGTGGTGTTCGACAAGGTGGAGGAGAACACCCGTGGGGTGCTGCACCTGAACAAACGCACCTACGCCGAGCAGGCCAACCTGGCGATCAACCAGACGTTGATGCGATCGATCAACACCACGCTGATCGGGGTCCTGCCGGTGTTGGGGCTGATGGTGATCGCGGTGTGGCTGCTCGGCGTCGGCACGCTGAAGGATCTGGCGCTGGTGCAGCTGGTCGGACAGATCGTCGGCGCCTACTCGTCGATCTTCTTCGCCACTCCGCTGCTGGTGTCGATCAAGGAGCGCTGGGGACCGGTTGCTGCGCACACCAGAAAGGTGCACGCACGGCGTGCCGCCCAGGGGCGGACCGCTCCGGCGGCCCCGCGTCCGGTCGCCGAGGCGGTGAGCTCGGGCCCTGCGCCCGGTGCGCGGCCGACCGGCAAACGGCAGCGCGGAAGGTCCTGATCAGCATGCGAATTCAGCGGGCAACCGGCGTGTTGCTGGTTGTGGGTGCCGCAGCTGCCGGTCTGCTGACCGGCTGCTCCTCGCAGGACCAGGTGCCGTCGATCGGGTACGCGATCGACAATGTGATTACCACCTACAACGCGGGAACGTCGGCCGGCGCGGCCACCGGTGCCAAAGCAGCGTTCGCCCGGGTACTGCCGGGTTTCGGCTATGTCGGCCCGGAGGGCGCCACGGTGTCCGACACCGACGCCGGTACCGCGAACGTGGTCCCGGGGGAGGTACTGACCGTGCAGTACCGGCTCAATCCGAACGGGGTGTATTCCGACGGCACCCCCACCACCTGCGACGATCTGGTGCTCGCGTGGACCGCCCACAATGGGCGGTTCACCCTGACCGACGACAAGGGCGCCACCGCGCCCGTGTTCGATGCGGCGTCCAGCGCCGGGTACTCCGACATCGACCGGGTGGACTGTCAGCCGGGCTCCAAGGACGCCACGGTGGTGTTCCGCCCCGGCCGCACCGACACGAATTGGCGTGCGCTGTTCGGCGCCGGCGATCTGATGCCGGCACATATCGCCGCGAAAGCCGCGAACGTGCCCAGCGTGGTGACGACGGTGCAGTCCGGTGACCAGGACGGCATCGGTCGAATTGCCGATTTCTGGAACACCGGGTGGGCGCTCGCTGCCGGCCAGTTGGACCTCTCCCGGTTTCCGTCGTCCGGGCCCTACCGGATCGAGTCCTACAGCGCCGAAGACGGATTGGTGTTGGTCGCCAACGACAAGTGGTGGGGTGACCGGCCGGGAACTCCGCGGATCGTGATCTGGCCGAAGACTGCGGACCTGCCGGGTCGGATCACCGCGGGTGCGGTGCAGGTGGTCGATATCGGCAGCGGGTCGGTGCCGGGCCTGTCGCTGGACGGGTTCACGAGCACCGATATCGCATCCCGCAGTTCCGAACAACTGATCTTGGCTACCTCCGGCGTCTTCCAGGCAGCTACCGTCCGTAAGGCATTCGGCCTGTGCGTGCCGCGCAGTGCGCTCTTCGATCAGCTGGGACACGTCGGCGACCCGCCCGAGACGGGGCTCGGCTCCGGGGTGCTCAACACCCGGTTCGTGGCATCGGACGCATTGATCTATCCGCCGGCCTCGGCTGCGGGGGTGGCGCTGCGCGGCGGGGACGCCCCGGGTGCCAAGGTCGCCCTCGGCGGTGCGACTCCGACCGTCCGGATCGGCTATCTGGGCCCCGATGATCGCCGGTCGAAAACCGTCGCCGCGATCGCCGAGGCGTGTAAGCCCGCAGGGATCACCGTCCAGGATGCTGCGGCTGCGGATTTCACGCCGAAGGCGTTGCGCGAGGGCACGGTCGACGCGGTTCTGGCCGGGACGGCGGCCGGGGCCGGTGCGGCCGGCACGGCCGAGCCGACCGAGGCGCTGTACGCCCTGCGGGCCGGCAGCGGGAGCAACTACGGCAACTTCTCCAATCCGCGATTCAACGACATCGTCGACCAGCTCGCGATCGAGCCGAATCCGGACACCCGACTGACCCTGTCGGTCGAGGGGGAGAACCTGCTGTGGGGGGAGATGCCGACGGTGCCGTTGTTCGACGAGCCGCGCACCGTCGCGTTCGCCGACGGACTCCGGGCGGCGGTACCGAACCGGACCGAAGCCGGATCGGGCTGGAACATGGACCGGTGGGTACTCCGGCGGTGATCGATCCGGCCCGACCGACCGGGGAGTCGGCCGGCGCCGCGGTCGAGCGGTTGACCCGTTGGTGCGACGACTTCCCCGTGTCCGGCGTCCGATTCGCCGATCTGACACCGGTGTTCGCCGATGCCGCCGGCTATCGCAGCGTGCTGGACGGGTTGGTTGCGGTCGCCGGTGACGTCGATCTGGTGGCGGGCCTGGACGCTCGCGGCTTTCTGTTGGCCGGCGGTGTCGCGCTGCGCCTGGGCACCGGAGTCCTCGCCGTGCGTAAGGCGGGCAAGTTGCCGCCGCCGGTACACGGACGGGAGTACGTGCTGGAGTACGGCACCGCCCGGCTGGAGATACCGGCCGCCGGTATCGACCTGACCGGTCGGCGGATTCTGCTGGTGGATGACGTACTCGCGACCGGCGGCACCCTCCGCGCCGCGACCGAACTGTTGGAGTCGGCCGGTGCGGTGGTGCCTGCTGCTGCGGTGGTGCTGGAGATCGTCGCCTTGGCCGGGCGGGCGGCGCTCGGTGGCCGGCCGTGCCACTCGCTGGTCCAGGTCTGAACCGCGCGGCAACTCTCGCGCGGCCGCCGACCGGTATGCGGGATAAAGTTGAGCCCTGACGCAAGTGTCGGATGACACGCGGTCCGCAGCAGGAGGTTGCGTTGACTCAGGATCTCGACCAGGCGAGCACCGGGTACGCCGAGGATCCGGGCAGCACCGGAACGGCATCGCCGGCCAAACCGGTGGAGACGCCGGCGCCGGTTCCGAGCTCGGCCTCGCGCAGAGTACGCGCGCGACTGGCCCGGCGAATCACCACGCAGCGGCACGCCGCGGTCAAGCCGGTGCTGGAGCCGCTGGTGGCGATTCACCGTGAGCTCTATCCGAAGGCGAACCTGGCATTTCTGCAGCGTGCTTTCGACGTCGCCGATGCCAAGCACGCCGGGCAGTTCCGCAAGTCCGGCGACCCCTACATCACCCACCCGCTGGCGGTGGCGAACATTCTCGCCGAGCTCGGCATGGATACCACCACGCTGGTAGCTGCGTTGTTGCACGACACCGTCGAGGACACCGGATATACGCTGGACCAGCTGACTGCAGACTTCGGTGACGAGGTATCGCATCTGGTCGACGGGGTGACCAAGCTGCAGAAGGTGAATCTGGGAACCGCGGCCGAGGCGGAGACGATCCGCAAGATGGTCATCGCGATGGCCCGCGATCCGCGGGTCCTGGTGATCAAGGTCGCCGACCGGTTGCACAACATGCGCACGATGCGATTCCTGCCGCCGGAAAAGCAGGCCCGCAAGGCGAAGGAAACACTCGAAGTGATCGCGCCGCTGGCGCATCGGCTGGGCATGGCAACGGTCAAATGGGAGCTGGAAGACCTCTCGTTCGCCATTCTGCATCCCAAGCGCTACGACGAGATCGTCCGCTTGGTCGCCGATCGGGCGCCGTCGCGCGACATCTACCTGACCAAGGTGCGCGACGAGATCACCACCTCGCTGACCAACTCGCGGATCGAGGCGAAGGTCGACGGGCGACCGAAACATTACTGGTCGATCTACCAGAAGATGATCGTCAAAGGGCGCGAGTTCGACGATATCCACGACCTGGTCGGCATCCGGATCCTGGCCGACGACACCCGAGACTGCTACGCAGCGGTCGGCGTGGTGCATTCGCTGTGGCAGCCGATGGCGGGCCGGTTCAAGGATTACATCGCTCAACCGCGCTACGGGGTCTACCAGTCGTTGCACACGACGGTCATCGGGCCCGAGGGCAAGCCGTTGGAGGTGCAGATTCGCACCCGGGACATGCACCGTACGGCCGAATACGGTATTGCTGCCCACTGGCGATACAAGGAGTTGCGCGGCAAGGAAGTCCGCGGCAAGGAGGCGACGCGACCGGCCGACGCGGCGGCCGAGATCGACGACATGGCCTGGATGCGCCAGCTGCTCGACTGGCAGCGGGAGGCGGTAGATCCGGGCGAGTTCCTGGAGCAGTTGCGCTACGACCTCAGGGTGAAGGAGATCTTCGTCTTCACTCCGAAGGGCGATGTGATCACGCTGCCGGTGAACTCGACGCCGGTGGACTTCGCCTATGCGGTCCACACCGAGGTCGGGCACCGGTGTATCGGAGCTCGGGTGGACGGTCGATTGGTCGCCTTGGAGCGGCCCTTGCAGAACGGCGAGCGAGTCGAGGTGTTCACCTCGAAGGCGACCGGTGCCGGACCCAGTCGGGACTGGCAGAAGTTTGTCGTGTCACCGCGGGCGCGGGCGAAGATTCGGCAGTGGTTCGCCAAGGAGCGGCGGGAGGAGGCGCTCGAAGCCGGCAAGGACGCGATCGCCAAGGAAGTGCGTCGGGTCGGCCTCCCGCTCCAGCGTCTGGCCAACGCGGATTCGATCACTGCGCTGGCCAAGGAGTTGCAATACCTCGACGTGTCCGCGCTGTACGCGGCCGTCGGCGAGAACCAGGTGTCCGCGCAACATGTCGTGCAACGACTGGTGGCCCAGCTGGGCGGCGTGGGTACGGTCGAGGAGGAGCTGGCCGAGCGGTCCACGCCGTCCACCGTGTCGGCCCGGCCGGCCAGCGGCGGGGATGTCGGCATCCTGATCCCCGGGGCGCCCGGCACCGTCGCGAAGCTGGCCAAGTGCTGTACCCCGGTGCCCGGTGACGCGATCCTGGGCTTCGTCACCCGAAGCAAGTCGGTCAGCGTGCACCGCACCGACTGCACCAACATCGGCTCGCTGCGGCAACAGCCCGAGCGAATTCTCGACGTCGAGTGGGCGCCGTCGCCGTCGTCGGTGTTCCTCGTCGCGATCCAGATCGAAGCGCTGGACCGGCAACGACTGCTGTCGGATGTGACGCGCGTGCTGGCCGACGAAAAGGTCAACATTCTGTCTGCATCGGTCGCTACGTCCGGCGATCGGGTCGCTGTGTCGAAGTTCACATTCGAGATGGGTGACCCCAAGCATCTGGGCTATTTGCTGAACGTCGTGCGTAATGTCGAAGGGGTATACGACGTCTACCGGGTCACGTCGGCTTCTTGACCGGCGCACAGTTCAATATTATCGGCGAGTTGCGTGATCGGATGCCCGTAATTCGGCCGACGCCTGGTACAAAAAAATTGATGGCAGTCGCAAGCGTTGACGACTGTCGCCGCGCAGGTCGGTCCGGCGTGCCGCGCCGGATTCGACGTCGAGATTTTCGACGGGGGATTTGTCTCGGTGCCCAGTGATCGGCAGGAAGGACGTCATGAGCGACGACGGGCCGCACGAGCCGCATGAGGAGCACCGGGAACAGTCGGGATTCCGCCGCGAAGTGTCGCGATGGTATTCGGCACTCAATCCCGGCGCGAATCGCGACTCGGGCGGTGATCCCGACGCGGAACCGGCTTCCGGTTCCGATGCCGGTCGGAAAGAGGAAAAACCGGAATCCGCTGCCGCTGGGGGACCGAAACCCGGCGACTCCGGCCCGGCGCCGACGGCGTCATCGGACGACGGCGCGGCGCCGGAGCTGGCGCAGCGCGACCCGGGAACGTCGGAGTTGGCTCGGCGGGTGCCGAAGAGTCCGGCAGATTCTGCGGCAGCGACACCCGCGGCAGCCGATGGGACCGATTCGGTGGACGACACCGGCAAGTCGACGGCGTCGGCTCCGCCCGTGCCGATGACCGAAGCGCCCGAAGCAGAGAAACCGAAGGGCGAGACCGCCGCGGAGGGAACCGCCGCGGACCCCGCCGACGCGGGTGGGCGCTGGTCGGGCATGACGAAGCCGGGGGGCGTCGCCAAGCCGGCTGCGGCTGCGGCGGTGGTGGTCGGCGCCGGTGCTGCGGCAGCTGCCGCGGCCAAGGCGCGCGCCGACAAGCAGGAGCTGGCAGCCAAGAAGGCAGCGAAGAAGGCAGCGAAGGCCGAAGCGGAGGCCGCACGGGCGATCGAGGAGAAGCAGGCCCGCGACGCCGCCGCGGCGGCACAGGCTGCCGCAGCATCGGCGAAAGAGGCCGAGGACAGGGCAGCGGCCGAGCACAAGGCGGCGGCCGAGCACGCCGGCGGGGAGCGGGCGGCCACGGACCAGACGCCCAAGCAGCTGGCCGCGGCGCGGAAGGCGGCCGAGGACGAGGCCAAGGCGGCCCGGCATCAAGCAGCGGCCAAAGCGGCCGAAGCGAAGGCAGCGCTGGCGAAGGAATCCGCGGCGGAACAGGCCGAGTCGACGAAGGCCACTGCCGACTCGGCGAAGGCCGATCGGCCGCAATCCGGCAAGCCGGCC
Above is a genomic segment from Skermania piniformis containing:
- the secF gene encoding protein translocase subunit SecF, producing MIFRSMPERNGAELPVSTPTPADPDRHSIRLRGPVEPDDPTPEPTAEPADGVRRSWLQRLYTGTGAFEVVGRRRFYYALTAALVAISLLSIAIRGFTLGIDFEGGSRIQFPAADGVSAGQVEDVYRDALGADPVSVQTVGSGSSATVQIRSTALDQQQVDKLQDALFTAFQPKGRDGAPDRNSISSSDVSETWGGQITRKALIALGVFLVLVTIYIAIRFERDMAVAALAALFFDLTVTAGVYSLVGFEVTPATVIGMLTILGFSLYDSVVVFDKVEENTRGVLHLNKRTYAEQANLAINQTLMRSINTTLIGVLPVLGLMVIAVWLLGVGTLKDLALVQLVGQIVGAYSSIFFATPLLVSIKERWGPVAAHTRKVHARRAAQGRTAPAAPRPVAEAVSSGPAPGARPTGKRQRGRS
- a CDS encoding ABC transporter substrate-binding protein, with the protein product MRIQRATGVLLVVGAAAAGLLTGCSSQDQVPSIGYAIDNVITTYNAGTSAGAATGAKAAFARVLPGFGYVGPEGATVSDTDAGTANVVPGEVLTVQYRLNPNGVYSDGTPTTCDDLVLAWTAHNGRFTLTDDKGATAPVFDAASSAGYSDIDRVDCQPGSKDATVVFRPGRTDTNWRALFGAGDLMPAHIAAKAANVPSVVTTVQSGDQDGIGRIADFWNTGWALAAGQLDLSRFPSSGPYRIESYSAEDGLVLVANDKWWGDRPGTPRIVIWPKTADLPGRITAGAVQVVDIGSGSVPGLSLDGFTSTDIASRSSEQLILATSGVFQAATVRKAFGLCVPRSALFDQLGHVGDPPETGLGSGVLNTRFVASDALIYPPASAAGVALRGGDAPGAKVALGGATPTVRIGYLGPDDRRSKTVAAIAEACKPAGITVQDAAAADFTPKALREGTVDAVLAGTAAGAGAAGTAEPTEALYALRAGSGSNYGNFSNPRFNDIVDQLAIEPNPDTRLTLSVEGENLLWGEMPTVPLFDEPRTVAFADGLRAAVPNRTEAGSGWNMDRWVLRR
- a CDS encoding adenine phosphoribosyltransferase encodes the protein MGTPAVIDPARPTGESAGAAVERLTRWCDDFPVSGVRFADLTPVFADAAGYRSVLDGLVAVAGDVDLVAGLDARGFLLAGGVALRLGTGVLAVRKAGKLPPPVHGREYVLEYGTARLEIPAAGIDLTGRRILLVDDVLATGGTLRAATELLESAGAVVPAAAVVLEIVALAGRAALGGRPCHSLVQV
- a CDS encoding RelA/SpoT family protein, with the translated sequence MTQDLDQASTGYAEDPGSTGTASPAKPVETPAPVPSSASRRVRARLARRITTQRHAAVKPVLEPLVAIHRELYPKANLAFLQRAFDVADAKHAGQFRKSGDPYITHPLAVANILAELGMDTTTLVAALLHDTVEDTGYTLDQLTADFGDEVSHLVDGVTKLQKVNLGTAAEAETIRKMVIAMARDPRVLVIKVADRLHNMRTMRFLPPEKQARKAKETLEVIAPLAHRLGMATVKWELEDLSFAILHPKRYDEIVRLVADRAPSRDIYLTKVRDEITTSLTNSRIEAKVDGRPKHYWSIYQKMIVKGREFDDIHDLVGIRILADDTRDCYAAVGVVHSLWQPMAGRFKDYIAQPRYGVYQSLHTTVIGPEGKPLEVQIRTRDMHRTAEYGIAAHWRYKELRGKEVRGKEATRPADAAAEIDDMAWMRQLLDWQREAVDPGEFLEQLRYDLRVKEIFVFTPKGDVITLPVNSTPVDFAYAVHTEVGHRCIGARVDGRLVALERPLQNGERVEVFTSKATGAGPSRDWQKFVVSPRARAKIRQWFAKERREEALEAGKDAIAKEVRRVGLPLQRLANADSITALAKELQYLDVSALYAAVGENQVSAQHVVQRLVAQLGGVGTVEEELAERSTPSTVSARPASGGDVGILIPGAPGTVAKLAKCCTPVPGDAILGFVTRSKSVSVHRTDCTNIGSLRQQPERILDVEWAPSPSSVFLVAIQIEALDRQRLLSDVTRVLADEKVNILSASVATSGDRVAVSKFTFEMGDPKHLGYLLNVVRNVEGVYDVYRVTSAS